Sequence from the Synechococcus sp. HK05 genome:
GGAGCAAATGCGCCAGATCGGCGTGGAGCCGGGGGCGATCCTGCTGGAGCCCATGGGCCGCAACACCGCACCAGCGGTGGCCGTTGCAGCGCTGCAAGCCACCGCCCATGGCGACGACCCGCTGCTGCTGGTGCTCGCCGCCGACCACGTGATCCAGAACGCCTCTGGTTTCCGCACCGCCGTGACAACCGGCATGGCTGCCGCTGAAGCCGGCCAGCTGGTGACCTTCGGCATCGTGCCCACCGCAGCGGAAACGGGATACGGCTACATCGAGGCCGCTGAACCGCTGGGAGGCGCCACAGCACCGGTACCGATCGCTCGCTTTGTGGAGAAGCCCGATCGAGCCACCGCGGAACAGTTTCTGGCCAGCGGCCGCTTCACCTGGAACAGCGGCATGTTCCTGTTCAAGGCCAGCGCGATCCTGGCGGAGCTGGAACGGCTGGCGCCGGATGTGGTGAGCGCCTGCCGCGCCGCCCTGGAGCACGACAGTGAAGACCTCGATTTCCTGCGGCTGGAGAGGGAAGCGTTCGCCGCCTGCCCGAATGTGGCCATCGATGTTGCCGTGATGGAGCGCACCGACCGCGGCGCCGTGCTGCCGCTTAATGCCGGCTGGAGCGATGTGGGCAGCTGGAGTGCCCTCTGGGAAACAGCCGAGCAAGACAACGACGGCAATGTGCTGCGCGGCCGCGTGATCAGCGAGGGCAGCAGCAACTGCTATCTCCGGAGCGAGCACCGCCTGGTGGTGGGCCTGGGGGTGGACAACCTTGTGGTGGTGGAAACCGACGACGTGGTGCTGGTGGCCGACAAAGGCCGCGCCCAGGATGTGAAAACGATCGTGGGGCTACTGGAACGGGAAGGCGCCCGCGAGAGCAAGGCCCACCGCCGCATCTACCGCCCTTGGGGCAGCTACGACGGCATCACCGAAGGCGAGCGCTGGCAGGTGAAGAAGATCGTGGTGAACCCCGGCGCCAGCCTCTCGCTGCAGATGCACCACCACCGCGCCGAACACTGGATCGTGGTGAGCGGAACAGCGCTGGTTGAAAAAGATGGCGTGGAAGAACTGATCGGCGAAAACCAGAGCACCTACATCCCCCTGGGCTGCAAGCACCGCCTCTCCAACCCCGGCAAGATCCCTGTGGAACTGATCGAGGTGCAGAGCGGGCCCTACCTCGGTGAAGACGACATCGTGCGCTTCGAGGACCGCTACGGAAGAACTGATTTAAAGCGATGATTGTTGCTTTGACTTATTGGGTTTCATGGGCGGTGTCCGCTACTGAACGCTGAACGGTGAGGCTGGTTTGCGAATTATTCAAACTAGTTGCTTGTGGTGTGATTAATCACAAGACTTGCTCGTAGCCATTGGAATGTGTTGCTGACACCCCCCTTTTCATTGCTCCAGCGCCGGGCTGTGCGGCGCACGGCGGTTGTGGATGTCTGATTCGGCAGGGCCGCGATCTAGGACATGGTTCTGACGGTGATGTGCCTTGCATTCGCAACCAGACGAGTTTCCACAGCGACAGCCGCGCAACCCTCTGCGGTGGCTTGGTTGTAGGTCCTGATCAGGTGCAGGCCCTGGGCAGACTCCTCCTTGCTCTCGCCGTTTGAGGGCTGCCGGATGTACCGCTCATTTCCCTGAATTCGGTCATGGCCGGTTCTCCGATCGCACTTTGTGCAAGCTAAGTGGCAAAGGGGGGGCAGATGCAGATAACGATGCATGCCAGGCCAATCGGTTGTGATTTTCGACCTCAACTGCAGGCAGACCTTCCGGGAACTGGATGCCACATCTCCGGATGACTGAGAGCAGTGCGACGATTTTTGGGCTACAGATCTCGGGCGTTACAGACCACAGTGTCGAGTCTGTTGTCGCCCCGGGTGCCAGGGTGACATCCACGGATTTTCAGTCGCTGTTCTCTTGTGCCTGAACGTCACGGCTGTTCATCTGGTGGTTCCTCATCGATATGCCGTGGATCTCCTCAAACAACCTCCTGTCTGCCTGTGTACCGATCAGCCCACATCGATCAAGGTGATATCGCAAGGCAGGGCAGGGATCATGCCGAATCATTTCAAAGAGCCTTTGCATGCGGTAATTCTTGATGACCCGTAATGGCGAGCATCCCCATTGGCTATGGCATACGTTCTGCACGCTTCTGATGCTCATCGAGATTGCTAGAGCAAGATCGGATATCCTTATCCTGTCGCGGTAATGCTTTGCGAGATAACTCTCTATGAATGAAGCCGCATCCTGGTATTGACTTGTGGTGGGTAATCGCTTCTCTTGAGACAAGGCTCCTCGAGCACGTGTAGACACGGTATCCCTGGCCCGCTCAAGCTTTGTTGTGTGGCTCAGCCCAGCAAGCGGAGGGGGCATAAGAATTGCCATCCGCGCTAAAATCACGCCAACCGATGGTTGTAATAAGATGAGAGAGGTCTATGCAGGATCTGCATAAATGCGCTTTCCTCTATTCTGAGTATGGCTATTTGTGGTCAAAGTGGAGTGTGAGTCACCGAGAGGTCTGGTTGCGGCAATCCCTCACGGGCTTCTTGATCCCCGTCTTGATCATGGCGACTTCGAGCTTGCTTCAACAGCTGCTGAGCTTGGCCCCGGCCACCAATGTCTCGCTACCGGCGCGGCCTTGTTCGAGTTGGGGTCGATGACGCACCTTCGCTCCTGATCGCCCGCAGTCGGATTGTGCCGCTTGCGACCCGCCTCCCATCACCGTTGCATGACCAGCCCAGGATGTACTGAAGAGAGACGAAGTCATCACCACCGTGAACGGGAGTCGGCCACTGCGGTATGGCAAAGGGGCCTCCGCCGCGAGGTAACTAGGCGCGGGAGGGCTTCAGGCGTAGAGCGGATCTGTTTGATCTCCCAGTTCATCACCAGGTTTATTGTTTGTGCGGCTCTAGCTGAGACCGTGACTCTATACAGGTGTTCTTTTTCAAGATTATGGCTGTCGTGATCCAGAGCCGCGCGAGGGATGAGCTTGTCTGGCGCGATGAAATGTGGAAGCGGAATCACCTCGCCGCCTATCTGACAGCCCGAGCTAAAGCCCGTCTAACAGGCCGCGTCTACCGACTGCTGGATCACGACGGCGTTGTCATCGAGGAGTTTCGTGAGGTAGGCCAATGAAATTGAAAACCATGACGATCAGCCGAGGGCTATCCGAAGCAGCCGGGCCAGGAATCGTGGGCCCTCAGGCCAGCACCGTGTTCAGGAGTGCCTGGATCGATTCTGAATCAGGCTGAGGTTCAATACGATCCAGCGCATCCATACTCACCGGTGAGGCGCTGGCTCACTCCTCTTCGTCAGCCCCGCCAGAGGGGATCAGCTTGATCTGCTTGCGGCCGAGCTTGATCTCGAACTCATCACCCGGCTTGAGATCGAGCATGGCGGTGTAGGCCTTGCCGATCAACAGATTGCCGTTGCCCTGCACGGTGGCGGTGTAGCTGAGCTTGCGGCCACCTTTGCCCCGGCCCACGCCATCGCTACCGAGGCTGAGACCCTTGGCCTCGAGTAGGGCTTCATAGAAGGCGGTGAAGTTCAGGCGCTCGCCGCCATCCTTCTTGGTGCTCACATAGCCGCAGCTGCGCACCAGATCGGATTTGGAGACATCGCCCAGCTCCTTGACTTTGGCAAGCAGATCAGAACCGGTGAGCATGGGTGGGGATAAAACTTGCTGAGAGATTAACGCCCAGAAGGCTGAGAGGCGAACTTGGATTGCCGATTCCAGCCATCAAAAAAGGAGGCCTCCTCAGACCTCCTTCTGCGTGCAGGTGTCATCCTCTGCATTGACGCGGTTCTAACGCCTTTGGCGATCACCCGCCAGCTCAGATCTCCTGGAGCAAGCGCTCGAGCCGCACCAGCTGATAGCGATTGGCTTCTGAGGGAACAGCGCTGTACATCGCCCAGCACTGGCGCAACTGGGCCTCCAGCCCCTGGCGCACATGGTGGTGGCTGTGGAGCGAGATGGTGGCGGTGGTTGGGGTGAAGGTCATGATGAAGGCCCGGGCAACTGTTTAAAAGGTTCCCCACCCTGTCCCCGCAGGCCCATGCGGCGATCAATTCGCCGGGCTGAGTTCAATCCACCAGCCGCTACCCGGGCCCTCCACTTGCCATCGCCGGCCCCAGTTGCGCTCGGAATAACGCAAGGCTTGGCCACTGCCGATAGCCGTGTTCACGTAGCCACCGTTCACCAGATCAGCTTCGCCAATGGGGTCGTGCATCAGCAGCTGGCGGGTTGCTGGATCCCAGCCGATCACCAGGCTCCAGTGGCCGCCGCCTGTAGGTGACGAGGCTGGACCTTTGTGGAGCCAACCCACGGGGCAGGGGATTCCGAACTCCAGTTGATGGATCAGGTCATCGATGGCGCCATCGGTGCGGAAGCGGGCCTGAATACTGAGGCTCTGCAGCGCAGCTACTTGAGCATCGGCATTGGTGGTGTCGCCATAGCGCTGAACCAGCGCCAGGAATTGATCATCCAGCTGACCGGAACCGTTGAGGCAGCCTGGCCTGAGGAAGGATGCCGCCATCGCGCAGGTGGAGGCAAAACACATCCGGCTGCCCTGGCCGGTGACGCTGTCGCTCTGGCTCAGGTAGGGAACGGGGAGCTGGATCAGACCGTCATGGGCGGTTTCCGTGCCTTCCGCTCCCTTACTGCTCTGGGGCGCGGGTGACCTGCGGAACGTCTCTGCGAAGGCACCCAGCTGCTCAGACGTAAGGCCGCGCTGGAGCAGTTGCCAGGCTTCCAGCTGGTGGGGCAGGCCTTGGTGATGACGCACGGCGTCGAGCAGTTGTATGGGCGTGGTGGATTGCTCCCGCTGCGTTGTCTCAGGTTCACCAGACGGAGACGACGTACTACCGCTTTCAGCGTGAGCCACCTCCGCAGCCCTGCGGCGCTTGAGTCCTTCCACCGGGCCATTCGGTCCCTTGCACCAACGGGGCAACTCCTGGGCGATCACCACCGCTGGTGCCTCTCCGGCCAATAGCCGCTTGCGCAGGGTGGAGCGCTCCAACGCCCCCGCCCCCACGTTGAAACAGAAGCTGATCAGGGCATCGCGCTGGCGAGGCAGCAGCGCCACACCAGGTAGGAGCCGCTCCACGACGCTGGCGGCATGGACCACATCCTTTTGCAGCCAGAGGTCGGCCTGTTGCTGCGTAATCGTCAGGCCAGGAACAACATCGGGCCTGGTGTGCCCGTATCCAATGGTCCAGGGAGCACCGCCGCTGGCGGGATCGGGATAGGCGCTCAGGTGGCAGCCCTCCCAGGTTTTGAGCAGGGTCCAGCCCTCGGGGGTGAGTGGCATCCATAGGAAGCGAAGAACACCTGAGGGTTCCGGCGTCCCAAATAATCCGCGGCTTGGAGCCCGCCAGACTCGATAGGGTGAAAGCACCGGCAAGGGTTGGATGTCGTACCGCATACGCCTGCTCGAGACCGACGAGGGTTGGTCGGTGAGCTGCCTGGATCTACCGGGGTGTCACTCCCAGGGTGAGTCGCGCGATGAGGCGCTGCACAACATCCGTGAGGCCATCCAGCTCTGGCTGGAGGTAGAAGCAGAGGAAGCTGGCGTGAAAACAGTGGAAACCTTGGAGTTGGCGGTCTGATGCCGCGGCTGCCCGGGGTCAGTCAAAAAGATGCGGTCAGGGTCTTCCAGAAACTCGGCTACCGCGTTGTGCGCGAGTCGGGTCACCTGATCATGAGCAACGGAGAACGCCGACTGGTCATCCCACGCCATGACCCGATCAACGCCATCACCATGGGCGCAATCGCACGCGATGCAGGTTTGACCCCTCAGCAATTCCCCGATCTGCTCTGAGCATCAACCCCGGAACCCTTAGGCACTGTTTGACCACGTGCGCTATGGATTCCCGCCGGCTGGTGGTTTGGATCTCCACCGGGATCCTTGGGTTCCAGGGGGCCACGCTGGCCTTTGACCTGCTCAACTGCACTGCCCTGAGTTGGCTGTACGTGCGCACGAACGGGTTGGCGGCGCTGGAGCGGCGCGTGGATGAGCTCTCTGGTCGGCCTGAAGTCGTTGACCCCGATGCAACAAAGCAACCCTCTGGCGGCTCAACTCCCGAGCACCCCGTGGCGCTGTTTTGCACACGCCCCCAGGGGCGCATTGATGACGCTGTGAATCAAGGGCTCAGCATCCTGGCTGGCCTGGCCCTTGGGAGCTCTGTGAGCGGTCGGGGGCAGGGCCAGCCGTGAAGGCGATGCTTAGCGCTGTTTGAGGTTTTCCCGGGAGCACTGGGGAGCCCGCTCCATCTGCTGCCAGGGGCGCGCGCAGGCGTGGTTCATGGCTTCCTCGCAGCGCTCCAGGTGATACAGGAGCGGGCTGTTGGGCGAGGGGAACTTGCGGCGGAAGTGCTCGCCCGGCTTGAGCAGGCCGGCGGAGCGCCAGCGGTGCAGGGTCCGCTCGCTCACGCCCAGGCAATCTGCGGCCTGTCGCTGCACGGACCAGTGGGGGGTGTGGGTCATCGGTGTGGATGCGAAGGACAGGAGCTCCGGGGATCGGAGATCTGCGATCGATCCATCAGCGGATCCGGCGAAAGGGGATGGATGCGTTCAGGGGTGACGCAGCTCGGTATCGCCGCCGTTGAGGCTTGCTCGCGCTGGAGGCTACGGGGGACGGCCCTGACAACCCATGCCATGCCCGGACTGCTCCGGACCGATTTTTGAGCGGGATTTGAGCGGAAGGTTTGAGCTCAATCCCTGAAAAGTCAATCGGGGCGACAGGATTCGAACCTGCGACCTAGTGCTCCCAAAGCGAGTTGCAGGGTATGCACCCTGGCCACGCTTTGCTGTTCCTGCAGATCTACTGGCTGATTCTGTCTCGCCTTGTCTGGTCGGTTTCGGTAGGTTTTGGGTGCTTTTTGGGTGTCCTCTATGCCCAGGATCAGGAACGTGGCACCCTGGGCCAAGGCCCTCCGTGACCAAGTGCGCCAGCTTGCTAAAGGCTGGACCGTCCGCGAATCACCGAAAAGCGGGCGGGTAATGCTCAAGGTCAGAGGCGAGACAGAGCAGGCGATCACCCTTCCTTTTGAATGGACCGCCAGTGAGTCGGGCGATGCTTACATCCGCATCCGCAACATCTACAAGCTGGTGGCCGGCGATGGTCACAGCCTGCAGGCCGCGGCCGAGATCGCCGCAGGCAAAGCACCCAATACAACCATCGACTGGGCCGCTGCAGTCGCCCGATTCCACCAGCAGAAAACCCACCACGGCGCCACGATCAAACCCAACACCT
This genomic interval carries:
- a CDS encoding type II toxin-antitoxin system HicA family toxin; this translates as MPRLPGVSQKDAVRVFQKLGYRVVRESGHLIMSNGERRLVIPRHDPINAITMGAIARDAGLTPQQFPDLL
- a CDS encoding mannose-1-phosphate guanylyltransferase/mannose-6-phosphate isomerase gives rise to the protein MTALVPVILCGGTGTRLWPLSRATYPKQYWALAGSGEETLLQQTHQRLEGIASLQPPLLICNEDHRFIVAEQMRQIGVEPGAILLEPMGRNTAPAVAVAALQATAHGDDPLLLVLAADHVIQNASGFRTAVTTGMAAAEAGQLVTFGIVPTAAETGYGYIEAAEPLGGATAPVPIARFVEKPDRATAEQFLASGRFTWNSGMFLFKASAILAELERLAPDVVSACRAALEHDSEDLDFLRLEREAFAACPNVAIDVAVMERTDRGAVLPLNAGWSDVGSWSALWETAEQDNDGNVLRGRVISEGSSNCYLRSEHRLVVGLGVDNLVVVETDDVVLVADKGRAQDVKTIVGLLEREGARESKAHRRIYRPWGSYDGITEGERWQVKKIVVNPGASLSLQMHHHRAEHWIVVSGTALVEKDGVEELIGENQSTYIPLGCKHRLSNPGKIPVELIEVQSGPYLGEDDIVRFEDRYGRTDLKR
- a CDS encoding AbrB family transcriptional regulator, which codes for MLTGSDLLAKVKELGDVSKSDLVRSCGYVSTKKDGGERLNFTAFYEALLEAKGLSLGSDGVGRGKGGRKLSYTATVQGNGNLLIGKAYTAMLDLKPGDEFEIKLGRKQIKLIPSGGADEEE
- a CDS encoding helix-turn-helix domain-containing protein, producing MTHTPHWSVQRQAADCLGVSERTLHRWRSAGLLKPGEHFRRKFPSPNSPLLYHLERCEEAMNHACARPWQQMERAPQCSRENLKQR
- a CDS encoding lysozyme; translated protein: MPLTPEGWTLLKTWEGCHLSAYPDPASGGAPWTIGYGHTRPDVVPGLTITQQQADLWLQKDVVHAASVVERLLPGVALLPRQRDALISFCFNVGAGALERSTLRKRLLAGEAPAVVIAQELPRWCKGPNGPVEGLKRRRAAEVAHAESGSTSSPSGEPETTQREQSTTPIQLLDAVRHHQGLPHQLEAWQLLQRGLTSEQLGAFAETFRRSPAPQSSKGAEGTETAHDGLIQLPVPYLSQSDSVTGQGSRMCFASTCAMAASFLRPGCLNGSGQLDDQFLALVQRYGDTTNADAQVAALQSLSIQARFRTDGAIDDLIHQLEFGIPCPVGWLHKGPASSPTGGGHWSLVIGWDPATRQLLMHDPIGEADLVNGGYVNTAIGSGQALRYSERNWGRRWQVEGPGSGWWIELSPAN
- a CDS encoding type II toxin-antitoxin system HicB family antitoxin, giving the protein MSYRIRLLETDEGWSVSCLDLPGCHSQGESRDEALHNIREAIQLWLEVEAEEAGVKTVETLELAV